The following coding sequences are from one Verrucosispora sp. WMMD573 window:
- a CDS encoding GntG family PLP-dependent aldolase: MIELRSDTFTVPDETMRHAIAEAAVGDDVYGEDPTVRALERRAAALTGHQAALFTPSGTMANLCSVMAQADRGRAVIVGDRSDLYLFEAGGPSVLGATVLRPVPNLPDGTLDPRRLTEELTVDRKDPQFALPALLCVENTHNMAGGVPLDLAYLKHLRDLTEEHGLRLHMDGARVFNAAVALGVPVGEITSLADSVQFCLSKGLGAPVGSLLVGGAEVIDRAQRIRKMLGGGMRQAGLLAAAGLIALDDVEQRLRRDHEHAATFAKLLMESDALELRDGAPRTNIVFFRAAGIASQTSLLRHCADGGVRLLELETGWVRAVFHGGVSGADARHAAHVIRTTAERLPR, from the coding sequence ATGATCGAGTTGCGCAGTGACACCTTCACGGTGCCCGACGAGACCATGCGGCACGCCATCGCCGAGGCCGCCGTCGGTGACGACGTCTACGGTGAGGACCCGACCGTGCGGGCGTTGGAGCGGCGGGCGGCCGCGCTGACCGGGCATCAGGCGGCGTTGTTCACACCGAGTGGCACCATGGCCAACCTCTGCTCGGTCATGGCTCAGGCGGACCGTGGGCGAGCGGTGATCGTCGGGGACCGCAGCGACCTGTACCTGTTCGAGGCCGGCGGGCCGTCGGTGCTCGGCGCCACAGTGCTACGCCCGGTGCCGAACCTGCCGGACGGGACGCTCGACCCGCGTCGGTTGACGGAGGAGCTGACCGTCGACCGGAAGGACCCACAGTTCGCGCTGCCCGCGCTGCTCTGCGTGGAGAACACCCACAACATGGCCGGGGGCGTGCCACTGGACCTGGCATACCTCAAGCACCTGCGGGATCTCACCGAGGAACACGGTCTCCGGCTACACATGGACGGTGCGCGGGTCTTCAACGCCGCGGTCGCGCTCGGTGTACCGGTAGGCGAGATCACCAGCCTCGCCGATTCGGTGCAGTTCTGCCTGTCGAAGGGACTGGGCGCGCCGGTCGGCTCGCTGCTGGTGGGTGGCGCGGAGGTGATCGACCGGGCCCAGCGGATCCGAAAGATGCTCGGCGGGGGCATGCGCCAGGCTGGTCTGCTCGCGGCGGCCGGGCTCATCGCCCTCGACGATGTCGAGCAGCGGCTGCGGCGCGATCACGAGCATGCCGCCACCTTCGCCAAGCTGCTCATGGAATCGGACGCGCTGGAACTGCGCGACGGGGCACCCCGCACCAACATCGTCTTCTTCCGCGCCGCCGGCATCGCGAGTCAAACCTCGTTGCTGCGGCACTGCGCCGACGGGGGAGTCCGCCTGCTCGAACTCGAAACCGGCTGGGTGCGGGCGGTCTTCCACGGCGGGGTCAGCGGAGCGGACGCGCGACACGCGGCCCACGTCATCCGCACCACCGCCGAACGCCTCCCGCGCTGA
- a CDS encoding non-ribosomal peptide synthetase, producing MNSEHIPVPSVGQARSLVAAFGESVRCFSDRVAVRCGGRGVTFGELDRRAGVLAGAIRAAGVDVSRPVGVLLDRSVDMVAAVLAVLRVGSSYVPLDVGTPAGRLELIVDDADLSVVVTSGGLVGLLPEGVPAVLVDSDALAHAPVEVDVVDDTGTTDESVSDAEDRAYVIFTSGTTGRPKGVQISHGNVLRLFGVTERHFGFGPDDVWAMFHSFAFDFSVWEMWGPLLYGGCLVIVPRETAQDPRALWDLLERERVSVLCQTPTAFNQLIAEDATRGRRLPLKWVIFGGEALHFADLRPWVARYGDEEPQLVNMYGITETTVHASYRRVRREDLGQERSLIGVPLADLRFTLVDADLNEVPPGEVGEIIVTGPGVSAGYLGRPDLDAERFVRLPGSTARSYRSGDQAVLVESGEYEYRGRQDDQVKIRGHRIELGEVHAAFAGIPGVRQVVVTVVRPEATADPVLRNRTASVEITDVRDLLRGEGRRAPSPRTGPRIVAHLVADDALDPDELFTRLRARLPNYMMPSFVVPVDAIPLTQNGKLDRDRLPIATPANSLRESRPVEAAGRSDLVALICQVFAEVLGVPSVGSDDSFFSVGGDSITALRLRARAQERGVTLNLADIYATPTPAGLAALAGHPQAPAENRPPTPPFGLISAADRAALPDGVTDAYPVSTLQGGLLFHSAYDADVNMYCDIFMFRLRAGYDHRAMEQAVARAVARHEILRTSFTFTDHSQPLQLVHRSVPSRVTVVDLRHLGEEEQHAELSRWQLRERQTGYDWSVAPLMRYTVHLLSADEFQFSVSFHDALLDGWSESSLITEILSDYWQLRAGDRPVAAAPRRRYADFIALEQETLRDPSIREFWARELSGVEPTLLPRQAAATGTAARNEIGFLSVEVDADLSTALDELAARCAVSLKHVLLAVHARVLATVTGRSDLLLGVESNGRVEEEGGAEVVGVHLNLLPYRLAISGTSWTALVRAAFAKEQQLLPVRRFPYAELQRLNGGRELTDASFNYTHFHSYEQLASATSLTVVDAKAYIQTHFALRTEFNKDPFTKLLSLDLEADLHRLSEPQVRLIAALYRHALADVVAHPEAVPSRRTLFGETYWQELVAAFGPPARPLSAPGYFTLLEKSCVTHATAVAVRCDEDSLTYAELAVRIERVAARLARRNVTAGTVVGMSAARGIDSFVTALAVMRIGAVYLPLPSGPPARVASVLGTSQAALVLGDRQSEAALREAVGRTALLLLDELVGTGDEQDRYAGPLPGGRAAAYVIFTSGSTGEPKGATIRHDGMLNHLEAKIGALGISSGDLVSQDAAATFDISIWQMLAPLAVGATTVIYPDEISQDPSRLLRAVAEDGITVLEVSPTVLSVFSAELTHYGLTAFPPFLLRWVVSSGETLTPKCANAFRRHLPQVRLLNMWGATEVSDDCTHYEIIGLADERAASVPVGRPIDNAKVYVLDEHREPVPTGTPGELYVGGLCVGAGYVNDVERTAAAFVPDPIAEQPGIVAYRTGDRGRLLPDGNIEFLGRIDKQVKIRGHRVELAEVEGALAAIPTLQESVVIVRSDGEHGNQLVAFFVPQPVTGDGGNAVESGPARAEVSPRELREQLAAILPRYAVPDHLVRLDVLPRTPHGKVDTRSLAEWQPAPPPELTDDLEPANETEAVVMDVWRSVLRMPTRPGPLTDFFGLGGHSLHAAQVMARLRDRFGMDLPIRLLFENPNPRALAQRIASGRGAVPATGGTPIRPAQPRPDRFPLAANQAALWFLCQVDPDDRSYDNTVLLHLSGVLDIAALRSAITTVTSRHEVFSMRFGTEEGSSYQRPDPYAVVTLDVVDATGEQLTDPTEMTRYVRDRALSELALDLTGGPVVVTRLFRFTPTEHVLQWSSHHLVSDGWSTNVVFSEITEAYRAHRQGLPPQLPELPIQYADYALWRHDQAAATAGADVDFWRNYLDGYSGDLGLVTDLPRTEERSREAGYVAVRWPTGKRERVQRAAEEAGVTTFMLLHSAAAIVLSRFAQHTDIVLGAPVAGRDLAETENLVGYFADTLPFRYRVEPHVTGAALVNAIAASALSALDHQQLSFQEIVRAVRPPRVAGMPTLVQAMVAVDNYPLDLRTLPEVTGRLVQLPPATALFDLLFRFVLDPEPELSAQYDATLFTRATVDRLLAAIGRALEFLVTHPDMKLSEMRLIDQDDQTDLERLWREISGDDIDLGKAAAQIVESPSWPDYLAAVQARPGLLAALLLAF from the coding sequence ATGAACAGCGAGCACATCCCGGTGCCGTCGGTGGGGCAGGCGCGGAGTTTGGTGGCGGCGTTTGGGGAGTCGGTTCGGTGTTTTTCTGATCGGGTGGCGGTTCGGTGTGGTGGTCGGGGTGTGACGTTTGGGGAGTTGGATCGTCGGGCGGGGGTGTTGGCGGGGGCGATTCGGGCTGCGGGTGTGGATGTGTCGCGGCCGGTGGGGGTGTTGTTGGATCGTTCGGTTGACATGGTTGCTGCGGTGCTTGCGGTGTTGCGGGTGGGGTCGTCGTATGTGCCGTTGGATGTGGGGACTCCGGCGGGTCGGTTGGAGTTGATTGTGGATGATGCTGATCTGTCGGTGGTGGTGACCAGTGGTGGGTTGGTGGGGTTGTTGCCGGAGGGCGTGCCGGCGGTGCTCGTGGATTCCGACGCGTTGGCGCATGCCCCGGTCGAGGTCGACGTGGTCGATGACACCGGGACGACCGATGAGTCGGTGTCTGATGCCGAGGACCGCGCGTATGTGATTTTCACGTCGGGGACGACGGGGCGTCCGAAGGGGGTGCAGATTTCGCACGGTAACGTGTTGCGCCTTTTCGGGGTGACGGAGCGTCATTTCGGGTTCGGTCCGGATGACGTGTGGGCGATGTTCCATTCGTTCGCCTTCGATTTCTCCGTGTGGGAGATGTGGGGGCCGCTGTTGTACGGCGGTTGTCTGGTGATCGTGCCGAGGGAGACCGCCCAGGATCCTCGGGCGTTGTGGGACCTGCTGGAGCGGGAGCGGGTGAGCGTGCTGTGTCAGACGCCCACCGCCTTCAATCAACTGATCGCCGAGGACGCGACCCGGGGCCGTCGACTGCCCCTGAAGTGGGTGATATTCGGCGGCGAGGCGCTGCACTTCGCCGATCTGCGGCCGTGGGTGGCCCGGTACGGCGACGAGGAACCGCAACTGGTCAACATGTACGGCATCACCGAGACCACTGTGCACGCCAGCTACCGGCGGGTGCGGCGGGAGGACCTGGGGCAGGAGCGGTCGCTGATCGGAGTGCCGCTGGCGGACCTGCGGTTCACCCTCGTCGACGCCGACCTCAACGAGGTGCCGCCCGGCGAGGTGGGCGAAATCATCGTCACCGGGCCGGGTGTCAGCGCAGGCTACCTGGGCCGGCCCGACCTCGACGCCGAGCGGTTCGTCCGACTGCCCGGCAGTACGGCGCGGTCCTACCGCTCGGGCGATCAGGCCGTGCTTGTGGAGTCCGGTGAGTACGAGTACCGGGGCCGACAGGACGACCAGGTCAAGATCCGCGGACACCGGATCGAACTCGGTGAGGTGCATGCCGCCTTCGCCGGCATCCCCGGGGTACGGCAGGTCGTCGTCACCGTGGTCCGGCCCGAGGCCACCGCCGATCCGGTGCTGCGGAACCGGACCGCGTCGGTGGAGATCACCGATGTGCGGGATCTGCTGCGCGGCGAGGGCCGTCGTGCCCCGTCGCCGCGTACCGGCCCGCGGATCGTCGCCCACCTGGTCGCCGACGACGCCCTCGACCCCGACGAACTCTTCACCCGACTTCGGGCGCGGCTGCCGAACTACATGATGCCGTCGTTCGTCGTCCCCGTCGACGCCATCCCGCTCACCCAGAACGGCAAGCTCGATCGGGACCGGTTGCCGATCGCCACGCCCGCGAACAGCCTGCGTGAGTCCCGGCCGGTGGAGGCCGCCGGGCGGAGCGACCTGGTGGCCCTCATCTGCCAGGTTTTCGCCGAGGTGTTGGGCGTACCGAGCGTCGGCAGCGACGACTCCTTCTTCAGCGTCGGCGGTGACTCGATCACGGCCCTGCGGCTGCGTGCCCGCGCCCAGGAGCGCGGCGTCACGCTGAACCTGGCCGACATCTACGCCACGCCCACTCCCGCCGGCCTCGCCGCTCTCGCCGGACACCCGCAGGCGCCGGCGGAGAACCGCCCGCCCACCCCACCGTTCGGCCTGATCAGCGCGGCGGACCGCGCGGCGCTACCGGACGGCGTGACCGACGCCTACCCGGTCAGCACCCTCCAGGGGGGCCTGCTCTTCCACAGCGCCTACGACGCTGACGTCAACATGTACTGCGACATCTTCATGTTCCGGCTCCGGGCCGGCTACGACCACCGGGCGATGGAGCAGGCGGTCGCGCGAGCGGTGGCCCGCCACGAGATCCTGCGTACCTCCTTCACGTTCACCGACCACTCGCAACCGCTGCAACTGGTGCATCGCAGCGTGCCGTCCCGGGTGACCGTGGTGGACCTGCGGCACCTGGGTGAGGAGGAGCAGCATGCGGAGCTGAGTCGGTGGCAGCTGCGGGAGCGGCAGACCGGGTACGACTGGAGCGTCGCGCCGTTGATGCGGTACACGGTGCACCTGCTGTCGGCCGACGAGTTCCAGTTCTCCGTCAGCTTTCACGACGCACTGCTGGACGGGTGGAGTGAGTCATCGCTGATCACCGAGATCCTTTCCGACTACTGGCAACTGCGGGCGGGGGACCGGCCGGTGGCCGCCGCGCCGCGACGTCGCTACGCCGATTTCATCGCGCTTGAGCAGGAGACGCTGCGCGATCCGTCGATCCGCGAGTTCTGGGCGCGGGAGCTGAGCGGGGTGGAGCCGACCCTGCTGCCCCGGCAGGCCGCCGCGACCGGGACGGCTGCCCGTAACGAGATCGGTTTCCTCAGCGTCGAGGTCGACGCCGATCTCTCGACGGCGCTCGACGAACTGGCCGCCCGCTGCGCCGTCTCGCTCAAGCACGTGCTGCTGGCCGTGCACGCCCGGGTGCTGGCCACCGTCACCGGGCGCTCGGACCTGCTGCTGGGCGTGGAGTCCAACGGTCGGGTCGAGGAGGAGGGCGGCGCCGAGGTGGTCGGCGTGCACCTCAATCTGCTGCCGTACCGGCTGGCCATCTCCGGCACCTCCTGGACGGCGCTGGTCCGGGCGGCGTTCGCCAAGGAACAGCAACTGCTGCCGGTACGGCGGTTTCCCTACGCCGAACTGCAGCGGCTCAACGGCGGCCGGGAACTCACCGATGCCAGCTTCAACTACACGCACTTCCACAGTTACGAACAGCTGGCATCCGCGACGTCCCTGACCGTGGTGGACGCGAAGGCGTACATCCAGACGCACTTCGCGCTCCGTACCGAGTTCAACAAGGACCCCTTCACCAAGCTGCTCTCCCTCGATCTTGAGGCCGATCTGCACCGGTTGAGCGAGCCGCAGGTGCGGCTCATCGCCGCCCTGTACCGCCACGCGTTGGCCGATGTCGTTGCCCACCCGGAGGCCGTGCCCAGCCGGCGAACGCTGTTCGGTGAGACGTACTGGCAGGAACTCGTCGCCGCATTCGGACCGCCCGCCCGGCCACTGTCGGCGCCCGGCTACTTCACCCTGCTGGAGAAGTCGTGCGTGACCCACGCGACGGCGGTGGCCGTGCGCTGCGACGAGGATTCGCTGACCTACGCGGAGCTGGCCGTACGCATCGAGCGGGTCGCGGCCCGGCTGGCGCGACGAAACGTCACGGCCGGAACCGTGGTCGGCATGTCGGCCGCCCGGGGCATCGACTCGTTCGTCACCGCGCTGGCGGTGATGCGCATCGGTGCGGTCTACCTGCCCCTGCCCTCGGGACCACCGGCCAGGGTGGCCAGCGTGCTGGGGACCAGCCAGGCCGCGCTGGTTCTCGGCGACCGGCAGAGCGAGGCGGCGCTACGCGAGGCGGTCGGGCGGACGGCGCTGCTCCTGCTTGACGAGCTGGTGGGCACGGGTGACGAGCAGGATCGATACGCCGGGCCACTGCCCGGCGGCCGGGCCGCCGCCTACGTCATCTTCACCTCCGGCTCGACGGGCGAGCCCAAGGGCGCGACGATCCGGCATGACGGGATGCTCAACCACCTGGAAGCGAAGATCGGCGCGCTGGGCATCAGTTCCGGCGACCTTGTCTCCCAGGACGCCGCCGCCACCTTCGACATCTCGATCTGGCAGATGCTCGCGCCACTGGCGGTAGGCGCGACCACGGTGATCTATCCCGACGAGATTAGCCAGGATCCGTCGCGGTTGCTGCGCGCCGTGGCCGAGGACGGCATCACCGTACTGGAGGTCTCACCCACGGTGTTGAGCGTGTTCAGCGCCGAGCTGACCCACTACGGCCTGACCGCCTTCCCCCCGTTCCTGCTGCGCTGGGTCGTCTCCAGCGGGGAGACGTTGACCCCGAAGTGCGCCAACGCGTTCCGTCGGCACCTGCCGCAGGTACGCCTGCTCAACATGTGGGGCGCCACGGAGGTCTCCGACGACTGTACCCACTACGAGATCATCGGGTTGGCCGACGAGCGGGCGGCCTCGGTGCCGGTGGGCCGTCCCATCGACAACGCCAAGGTCTACGTCCTCGACGAACACCGCGAACCGGTGCCAACGGGGACCCCGGGCGAGCTGTACGTCGGGGGGCTCTGCGTCGGGGCCGGGTACGTCAACGACGTCGAGCGCACCGCCGCCGCGTTCGTACCCGACCCCATCGCCGAGCAGCCCGGGATCGTGGCCTACCGGACGGGCGATCGGGGTCGGCTGCTACCTGACGGGAACATCGAGTTCCTCGGCCGGATCGACAAGCAGGTCAAGATACGCGGACACCGCGTGGAGCTGGCGGAGGTGGAAGGGGCGCTCGCCGCGATCCCGACGCTGCAGGAGAGCGTGGTCATCGTGCGTTCGGACGGCGAGCACGGCAACCAGCTCGTCGCGTTCTTCGTCCCGCAGCCGGTCACCGGCGACGGTGGGAACGCCGTCGAGTCGGGCCCGGCCCGGGCCGAGGTGTCCCCGCGGGAGCTGCGCGAGCAACTGGCCGCCATCCTGCCCCGATACGCCGTACCGGATCACCTTGTCCGCCTCGACGTGCTGCCCCGCACGCCGCACGGCAAGGTCGATACCCGGTCCCTCGCCGAATGGCAGCCGGCGCCGCCGCCCGAGCTGACCGACGACCTCGAACCGGCGAACGAGACCGAGGCCGTCGTGATGGATGTCTGGCGCAGCGTGCTGCGGATGCCGACGCGTCCCGGTCCACTCACCGACTTCTTCGGCCTGGGCGGGCACTCCCTGCACGCGGCGCAGGTGATGGCCCGGCTTCGGGACCGCTTCGGGATGGATCTGCCGATCCGCCTGCTGTTCGAGAATCCGAATCCCCGCGCCCTGGCCCAGCGGATCGCCAGCGGGCGCGGGGCCGTGCCGGCGACCGGCGGGACGCCTATCCGGCCGGCACAACCCCGACCGGACCGGTTCCCGCTGGCCGCCAACCAGGCCGCCCTCTGGTTCCTGTGTCAGGTCGACCCGGACGACCGTTCCTACGACAACACGGTGCTGCTGCACCTGTCCGGGGTGCTGGACATCGCCGCGCTGCGCTCCGCGATCACGACAGTGACCAGCCGGCACGAGGTGTTCTCGATGCGCTTCGGCACCGAGGAGGGCAGCAGCTACCAGCGACCCGACCCGTACGCGGTGGTGACCCTCGACGTGGTGGACGCGACGGGGGAGCAGCTCACCGATCCGACGGAGATGACCAGGTACGTACGGGACCGGGCCCTCAGCGAGCTCGCGCTGGACCTGACCGGTGGCCCGGTCGTGGTCACCCGCCTGTTCCGATTCACCCCCACCGAGCATGTGCTGCAGTGGAGCAGTCACCACCTAGTGTCGGATGGCTGGTCCACGAACGTGGTCTTCAGCGAGATCACCGAGGCGTACCGGGCACACCGGCAGGGGCTGCCGCCCCAACTGCCGGAGCTGCCGATCCAGTACGCCGACTATGCCCTCTGGCGGCACGACCAGGCGGCGGCCACAGCTGGCGCGGACGTCGACTTCTGGCGGAACTACCTGGACGGTTACTCCGGTGACCTCGGTCTGGTGACGGATCTCCCCCGGACCGAGGAACGCAGTCGGGAGGCCGGCTACGTGGCGGTGCGGTGGCCGACCGGAAAGCGGGAACGCGTGCAGCGGGCCGCGGAGGAGGCCGGGGTCACCACCTTCATGCTCCTGCACAGCGCGGCGGCGATCGTGCTCAGCCGGTTCGCCCAGCACACCGACATCGTGTTGGGCGCCCCGGTCGCCGGCCGCGACCTCGCGGAGACGGAGAACCTGGTCGGCTACTTCGCGGATACGCTGCCCTTCCGGTACCGGGTGGAGCCACACGTGACCGGCGCCGCCCTGGTGAATGCGATCGCTGCCAGCGCGCTCTCCGCGTTGGATCATCAGCAGCTGTCGTTCCAGGAGATCGTGCGGGCGGTGCGGCCGCCTCGGGTCGCGGGCATGCCGACGTTGGTCCAGGCCATGGTCGCCGTCGACAACTACCCGCTGGACCTGCGCACGCTGCCCGAGGTGACCGGTCGGCTGGTGCAGCTGCCTCCGGCGACTGCGCTGTTCGACCTGCTGTTCCGCTTCGTTCTCGACCCGGAGCCGGAGCTGTCCGCACAGTACGACGCGACGCTCTTCACCCGGGCCACCGTCGACCGGCTCCTGGCCGCGATCGGCCGGGCGCTGGAGTTCCTGGTCACGCACCCCGACATGAAGCTCTCCGAGATGCGGCTCATCGATCAGGACGACCAGACGGATCTGGAGCGCCTCTGGCGCGAGATCAGCGGCGACGACATCGACCTCGGCAAGGCGGCGGCGCAGATTGTCGAGTCACCGTCCTGGCCGGACTACCTGGCGGCGGTGCAGGCACGGCCGGGCCTGCTCGCCGCGCTGCTGCTCGCGTTCTGA
- a CDS encoding AMP-binding protein codes for MSSLPEFPSIPAALSHWAQQRPDAVAFTFLQAGGASEQVTYAQLEENALRVALSLRESTRPGDRVLLILPPGLDFLTAFLGCLYGGVVAVPLYPPRPGARLDRIESVVRSCQPGHAVTTDLFVEQLTAFFGEDATASMRIHPLKSLLHAEPGSAGVASARFGLGLGGEDLAFLQYTSGSTGHPKGVMVSHRNLVQNEEAIAEGFGIRPDDTVLSWLPMYHDMGLIGTALLPVYRGIPSVLLDTFAFVHDPMLWPLALDRFGATCSGGPNFAYQLLVERYDRTRLTDVDLSRWRIAFNGAEPVRADTMRDFATYYGVHGFHRDAFFPCYGLAEATLFVAGAEPGRGYRSRHVSRRALERGRLVELPEETTEAGTSLVSSGRPARHTEIVIRGADDRVMPDGEIGEIWVRGPGVAQGYWNDATATRETFHADTPAHQGVCLRTGDLGFTWQGELYPVSRSKDLLIVAGRNFYPHDVETVALTACADLRGGAAAAFQPDPDAPVVILVAEVARASLARLRDPAAAATVRTEVLRAVGVECDLQLAEVVLVFPGSLPKTSSGKIRRSETRTRHRTGRLRVLGHSEKPPPRPALPTADQLDALHLRDRETRRQLVRQLLAALVGAAGQHLTAQDWSRPLAALGLDSLRAATVKVRCEQQLGRSLDSRIFTSDRSIEEIAEALVVLTGQPSQPAQPEPTTELTQRVAPAADGQVQMQFYDEFHPQDTANNLTSAARLSRRYDPDLLRAAVSAAVGRHQALRTVLGSPGSGVQIVRDSPQLDWSQVALTDADESVDAFLREVADRRFSLTDGPLVRAAVVLTPESTVFMLVCHHAIVDHWSMRVIFMEILAELPGVRLAGQLPAVDRGDYVQRQRWLSASTGEESARRRLTALAERWRPLRDHLLFPTVRTGATAGRNPAANLDFEVDGAERLYRRAQLRGHTPFVSLVAAYLRALHRTTGEERIVIGTPHHGRDDWRFADTVGYLVNMLPLAGRFDGEEGLAAIEDRSRAELRTALADADLPFARLVKALSPDRHGQTPLFQATFTFQQSTDGLLDDGFSIPSSGCRQRLGEVEVSVVDVPPRDVAFTVSLYGTRHADRLTFRLVYQVERIDAATAARIVAEFQSALNEIAAPGPAPAVEEAGR; via the coding sequence ATGAGTAGCCTCCCCGAGTTCCCTTCGATCCCCGCCGCGCTGAGTCACTGGGCACAACAGCGTCCGGACGCGGTGGCATTCACGTTCCTCCAGGCCGGCGGCGCGAGCGAGCAGGTGACCTACGCGCAGCTTGAGGAGAACGCGTTACGGGTCGCGCTGTCCCTGCGGGAATCGACGCGGCCCGGCGACCGCGTTCTGCTGATCCTCCCACCCGGCCTCGACTTCCTGACCGCGTTCCTCGGCTGCCTGTACGGCGGTGTCGTCGCGGTGCCGCTCTACCCGCCCCGCCCGGGGGCGCGACTCGATCGGATCGAGAGCGTCGTGCGCAGTTGCCAACCGGGGCACGCGGTCACCACGGATCTGTTCGTCGAACAGTTGACCGCCTTCTTCGGTGAGGACGCCACCGCCTCGATGCGGATCCATCCGCTCAAGTCCCTACTGCACGCGGAACCCGGCAGCGCGGGAGTGGCTTCCGCGAGGTTCGGGCTCGGGCTCGGTGGTGAGGATCTGGCCTTCCTGCAGTACACCTCCGGCTCGACGGGCCACCCCAAGGGCGTGATGGTCAGCCACCGCAACCTCGTGCAGAACGAGGAGGCGATCGCCGAAGGCTTCGGCATCCGCCCCGACGACACCGTCCTGAGCTGGCTGCCGATGTACCACGACATGGGCCTGATCGGTACCGCCCTGCTGCCCGTCTACCGGGGCATTCCCTCGGTGCTGCTGGACACCTTCGCGTTCGTGCACGATCCGATGCTGTGGCCGCTGGCCTTGGACCGCTTCGGCGCCACCTGCTCCGGTGGCCCGAACTTCGCCTACCAGTTGCTCGTCGAACGCTACGACCGGACCCGGCTCACCGACGTCGACCTGAGCCGGTGGCGGATCGCGTTCAACGGCGCCGAGCCGGTACGCGCGGACACCATGCGGGACTTCGCGACGTACTACGGCGTGCACGGCTTCCACCGCGACGCCTTCTTCCCCTGTTACGGGCTGGCCGAAGCCACCCTCTTCGTCGCCGGAGCGGAACCGGGAAGAGGGTACCGGTCCCGACACGTCAGCCGTCGGGCACTGGAGCGGGGCCGGCTGGTTGAGCTGCCGGAGGAGACAACCGAGGCCGGCACGAGCCTCGTGTCGTCGGGACGACCGGCCCGGCACACCGAGATCGTCATTCGCGGCGCTGACGACCGGGTCATGCCCGACGGGGAGATCGGCGAGATCTGGGTCCGGGGGCCGGGCGTGGCCCAGGGATACTGGAACGACGCGACGGCCACCCGGGAGACCTTCCACGCCGACACTCCCGCTCACCAGGGGGTCTGTCTGCGAACCGGGGACCTCGGCTTCACCTGGCAGGGCGAGCTGTACCCGGTCAGCCGCAGCAAGGACCTGCTGATCGTCGCCGGGCGCAACTTCTACCCCCATGACGTCGAGACTGTCGCGCTGACCGCCTGTGCCGACCTGCGCGGCGGCGCCGCAGCGGCATTCCAGCCGGATCCCGACGCGCCGGTGGTGATCCTGGTGGCCGAGGTGGCCCGGGCGTCCCTGGCCCGGCTGCGCGACCCGGCTGCGGCGGCCACGGTGCGGACGGAGGTGCTGCGCGCCGTCGGTGTCGAATGTGACCTCCAACTGGCCGAGGTGGTGCTGGTCTTCCCGGGCTCCCTGCCCAAGACGTCGAGCGGGAAGATTCGGCGGAGCGAGACCCGGACCCGCCACCGCACCGGCCGGCTGCGGGTGCTGGGGCACTCGGAGAAGCCACCGCCGCGTCCGGCGCTACCCACCGCCGACCAGCTCGACGCGCTACACCTTCGCGACCGGGAAACACGGCGGCAACTGGTGCGTCAACTGCTGGCCGCGCTGGTGGGCGCCGCAGGGCAGCACCTGACGGCGCAGGACTGGTCCCGGCCGCTGGCCGCACTCGGGCTCGACTCGCTGCGCGCCGCCACCGTGAAGGTACGGTGCGAACAGCAGCTCGGCCGCTCCCTGGACAGTCGAATCTTCACCAGCGACCGCTCGATCGAGGAGATCGCCGAGGCCCTGGTGGTGCTGACCGGGCAGCCCTCGCAGCCCGCGCAGCCCGAGCCGACCACGGAATTGACGCAACGGGTCGCACCCGCCGCCGACGGCCAGGTGCAGATGCAGTTCTACGACGAGTTCCACCCGCAGGACACGGCGAACAACCTGACCAGCGCCGCCCGCTTGTCCCGTCGGTACGACCCCGACCTGCTGCGCGCCGCGGTGTCGGCGGCCGTGGGCCGCCACCAGGCGCTGCGCACGGTGCTCGGGTCCCCCGGCAGCGGTGTGCAGATCGTGCGGGACAGCCCTCAGCTCGACTGGTCGCAGGTGGCGCTCACCGACGCGGACGAGTCGGTCGACGCCTTCCTACGCGAGGTCGCCGACCGGCGGTTCTCCCTCACCGACGGTCCGCTGGTCCGGGCCGCCGTCGTGCTGACGCCGGAGAGCACCGTCTTCATGCTCGTCTGCCACCACGCGATCGTCGACCACTGGTCGATGCGGGTGATCTTCATGGAGATCCTGGCGGAGTTGCCCGGGGTGCGCCTGGCTGGCCAGCTTCCTGCCGTCGACCGGGGCGACTACGTGCAGCGGCAGCGCTGGTTGTCCGCGTCAACCGGCGAGGAGTCTGCCCGGCGTCGACTCACCGCGCTCGCCGAGCGGTGGCGTCCACTGCGCGATCACCTGCTCTTCCCGACCGTCCGAACGGGAGCCACCGCGGGCCGCAACCCCGCCGCGAACCTCGACTTCGAGGTGGACGGGGCCGAACGCCTCTACCGGCGAGCCCAACTCCGTGGGCACACGCCGTTCGTCAGCCTGGTCGCGGCGTATCTGAGGGCACTGCATCGGACGACCGGCGAAGAGCGGATCGTCATCGGAACGCCACACCACGGGCGGGACGACTGGCGATTCGCCGACACGGTCGGCTACCTGGTCAACATGCTGCCCCTGGCCGGTCGCTTCGACGGCGAGGAGGGCCTGGCGGCGATCGAGGACCGCAGCCGCGCCGAACTGCGCACCGCCCTGGCCGACGCCGACCTGCCGTTCGCCCGGCTGGTCAAGGCGCTCAGCCCGGACCGGCACGGGCAGACACCCCTCTTCCAGGCCACGTTCACCTTTCAGCAGTCGACGGACGGGCTGCTCGACGACGGCTTCTCGATCCCCTCCAGCGGATGCCGCCAGCGGCTCGGGGAGGTCGAGGTGTCGGTGGTGGACGTACCTCCACGGGATGTCGCCTTCACCGTCAGTCTGTACGGCACCCGGCACGCCGACCGCCTGACGTTCCGTCTGGTCTACCAGGTGGAGCGGATCGACGCCGCCACCGCAGCCCGGATCGTGGCGGAGTTCCAGTCGGCCCTGAATGAGATCGCAGCGCCCGGCCCCGCGCCGGCCGTCGAGGAGGCAGGACGATGA